From one Lycium barbarum isolate Lr01 chromosome 6, ASM1917538v2, whole genome shotgun sequence genomic stretch:
- the LOC132644138 gene encoding uncharacterized protein LOC132644138, whose protein sequence is MDKFLPPSQRDALRDQFEKLRQNDMTVAQYDAEFTRLSRYGLEIIPTEEDRVRRFVNGYIRSHRTALATKVRRSTYDQVLDSAMRREGYFLEDKTEQEGKKSRTSVVSSLAPSGSRGIQGKGSSRPPQLASHNHSQDSPSFQSARQGQGQQQHQRRSSFQNRAYRCYSCGKNHSGRVVGAVQLAAQQQGAIAAPPIAAVPARSVPQPGRGVSRQGTQGAQAVGGQPRFFALARQDVDACDAVVTCILTVCSHPVFILMDLGSTYSYVSPFYAACLERVLDYIDAPFLVSTPVGESIVVDRVYRDCIVSIQSTETLVNLHELQMVSFDVIMGMDWLAACYATLDCRNKLVRFDIPGEPRLEWKGTTAALEKRIISYFKARKLISQGCLGFIAMVRDTRAETVTIDSIPVVRDYPNVFPEDLPGLPPTREIVFCIDTLPGTQPISIPPYRMTPAELRELKEQIQDLLDKGFIRPIFIDDILIYSRSQLEHEVHLRVVLEKLQGHKLYAKFSKCEFWLDTVAFLGHVVSKDGILVDPKKIDAVQQWPRPTTPTEIRSFLGLAGYYRRFVAGFSVIATSLTRLTQKNVQFKWTEGCELSFRKLKTALTSAPVLTLPTREGGYSVYCDASRVGLGCVLMQRGKVIAYASRQLKNHEKNYPTHDLELAAVVFALKLWRHYLYGEPSSIRPLAIDFQRLANSGVRLDATPCGGILACVVAQSSLIEQVKAHQFEDRRLLQLKEHVELCVPDVGNLRQTIMEEAHSSRYSIHPGDTKMYQDLKKHFWWMRMKRNISDYVARCLNCHQVKYEHQKPGGLAQNLVIPEWKWERITMDFVVGLPRTLRKHDSVWVIVDRLTKSAHFIPVQTTFTAEQFAQIYTREIVRLHSVPISIISDRGSQFTAQFRRSFQKALVTKVELSTAFYPQTDGQSERVIQILEDMLRACAIDFGGHWDEQLPLLVGSFEPGERKLLGPEMVQQALDKVKVIQDRLKTAQSRQKSYSDKRVCDLEFMEGDLILLKVSPMKGVMRFGKKRKLSPRYIGPFEILKRIRAVAYRLALPPSLAGVHSVFYVSMLRKYSRDPSHIVQVIDHETVQFDQKLAYKEAQ, encoded by the exons ATGGACAAGTTTCTACCTCCTAGTCAGCGTGATGCTTTGCGCGATCAGTTTGAAAAGCTTCGTCAGAACGACATGACTGTGGCACAGTATGATGCAGAATTCACTAGGTTGTCTCGTTATGGCCTTGAGATCATTCCTACTGAGGAGGATCGGGTCAGGAGATTTGTGAATGGGTATATAAGGTCCCACCGTACCGCCTTGGCTACTAAGGTGCGGAGGTCTACCTATGATCAGGTTCTAGATAGTGCTATGCGTCGAGAGGGATACTTTTTAGAGGACAAGACTGAGCAAGAAGGGAAGAAGTCGCGCACATCAGTGGTATCCAGTTTGGCTCCATCTGGGAGCAGGGGTATTCAGGGTAAGGGGTCATCTAGACCTCCTCAGTTAGCTTCACATAATCATTCTCAGGACTCACCTAGTTTTCAGTCAGCCCGACAGGGGCAGGGGCAGCAACAGCACCAGAGACGTAGTTCTTTTCAGAACAGGGCTTATCGTTGTTATTCTTGTGGGAAGAACCATTCAGGCAG AGTTGTAGGCGCAGTCCAGCTGGCAGCCCAGCAACAGGGTGCCATTGCGGCACCACCTATAGCCGCAGTTCCAGCTAGATCAGTACCACAGCCAGGTCGTGGAGTATCTAGACAGGGTACTCAGGGTGCACAGGCAGTGGGTGGACAGCCCCGTTTCTTTGCTTTGGCCAGACAGGATGTTGATGCATGTGATGCAGTAGTCACATGTATTCTCACAGTTTGTTCTCATCCGGTATTTATCTTGATGGATCTTGGATCCACTTATTCTTATGTATCCCCATTTTATGCTGCTTGTTTGGAGCGAGTACTCGATTACATAGATGCACCTTTTCTAGTATCTACCCCAGTTGGGGAGTCTATAGTGGTAGATCGAGTATATCGTGATTGTATAGTATCTATTCAGAGTACAGAGACCTTGGTGAATCTTCACGAGCTTCAGATGGTCAGTTTTGATgtcatcatgggtatggattggttggcagcCTGTTATGCTACACTTGATTGTCGTAACAAGCTAGTTAGATTTGATATACCTGGAGAGCCGAGATTAGAGTGGAAAGGTACCACAGCAGCTCTAGAGAAGCGAATCATTTCTTATTTCAAGGCCCGTAAGTTGATTAGCCAGGGCTGTTTGGGATTCATAGCCATGGTTCGAGATACTCGAGCTGAGACAGTGACTATAGACAGTATTCCGGTTGTACGGGACTACCCAAATGTATTTCCTGAAGATTTGCCAGGATTGCCTCCCACCCGAGAGATTGTGTTTTGTATAGATACTTTACCGGGGactcaacctatttctattcccccgtaTCGTATGACACCTGCCGAGTTAAGGGAGCTGAAGGAACAGATTCAGGATTTGcttgataagggcttcatcaggccca tattcattgatgacatatTGATCTACTCCCGTAGCCAGTTGGAGCATGAGGTTCATTTGAGGGTGGTGTTAGAGAAGTTGCAAGGACACAAGCTTTATGccaaattctcaaagtgtgagttctggttagataCAGTGGCGTTTTTAGGTCACGTGGTTTCTAAGGATGGTATTCTAGTCGATCCAAAGAAGATTGATGCAGTGCAGCAGTGGCCTAGACCTACTACTCCTACTGAGATCAGGAGTTTcctgggcttagccggttattacagacgCTTCGTGGCAGGATTTTCAGTAATAGCTACATCGTTGACCAGATTGACGCAGAAGAATGTCCAATTCAAGTGGACAGAGGGGTGTGAGTTGAGCTTTCGAAAGCTCAAGACAGCTTTGACTTCGGCTCCAGTATTGACTTTGCCTACTAGGGAGGGAGGCTATtcagtgtattgtgatgcctcgagAGTGGGTTTAGGTTGTGTTCTGATGCAGAGAggcaaggtgattgcatatgcctcTAGACAGCTTAAGaatcatgagaagaactacccgactcatgattTAGAGCTAGCAGCAGTGGTCTTTGCCTTGAAGTTATggcggcattatttgtatggcgagCCAT CCTCAATCCGACCTTTAGCTATAGATTTCCAGCGGTTGGCCAATAGTGGTGTTAGACTTGATGCCACGCCTTGTGGAGGGATACTTGCTTGCGTAGTTGCACAGTCTTCTTTGATTGAGCAGGTCAaagctcatcagtttgaggatcgcCGGTTGCTTCAGCTCAAAGAGCATGTGGA gttatgtgtaccagaTGTAGGAAACCTAAGGCAGACTATTATGGAAGAAGCTCATAGTTCTCGCTATTCCATACATCCGGGAGATACAAAGATGTATCAAGACTTGAAGAAACATTTCTGGTGGATGAGGATGAAGAGAAACATATCTGATTATGTGGCTCGTTGTTTGAATTGCCatcaagttaagtatgagcatcagaaacctggagGGTTAGCTCAGAATCTGgttattcccgagtggaagtgggagagaatcACTATGGACTTCGTGGTAGGCTTGCCACGTACTCTGAGGAAACATGATTcagtttgggtgattgtggatagacttaccaAATCCGCACATTTTATACCGGTTCAGACTACATTCACAGCAGAGCAGTTTGCACAGATCTATACTCGTGAGATAGTTCGATTACATAGcgtgcccatttctatcatttcagaCAGAGGGTCACAGTTCACAGCTCAGTTTCGGCGGTCTTTTCAGAAGGCTTTGGTTACTAAGGTTGAGCTCAGTACAGCATTCtatccgcagactgatggtcagtcAGAGCGGGTTATTCAGATCTTGGAGGACATGTTGAGGGCATGTGCCATCGATTTTGGAGGTCATTGGGACGAGCAGTTGCCTTTG TTGGTTGGTTCGTTCGAACCAGGTGAGAGGAAGCTTTTGGGTCCAGAGATGGTTCAGCAAGCTTTGGACAAGGTAAAGGTAATCCAAGACCGGCTCAAGACAGCTCAAAGCAGGCAAAAATCCTATTCGGACAAGAGAGTCTGTGATCTTGAGTTCATGGAGGGTGATTTGATATTGTTGAAAgtatcgcccatgaagggtgtcatgagatttggcaagaagcgCAAGTTAAGCCCAAGATATATTGGTCCTTTCGAGATCCTAAAACGAATAAGAGCAGTTGCGTATAGATTGGCTTTACCGCCGTCCTTAGCAGGAGTTCATTCAGTTTTTTATGTTTCTATGCTCCGAAAATACTCTAGAGACCCGAGCCATATTGTTCAGGTTATTGACCATGAGACAGTTCAGTTTGATCAGAAGTTAGCCTATAAGGAGGCCCAGTAG